In one window of Rhizobium sp. ACO-34A DNA:
- a CDS encoding oxidoreductase, whose product MSAEIEFIPVEDATKLATGILLGLGLSAGHAEAIARSVVTAQRDECYSHGLWRLLGFVPTTRKGKVSLNAVPEVDASAPGVVKVDARYGYSLLAFREGLPHLVEKANTLGIAAMAINNCYHFSALWPEVEDIAAAGLVSLVMTPSHSWVAPAGGKKPVFGTNPLAFGWPRPGPNPFVFDFATSAAARGEIELHRRAGKTIPLGWGIDSEGNDTTDPTEALKGAMLTFGGHKGSALSAMIELMAGPLIADMTSAESMAFDDGAGVTPCHGELIIALDPKVFLGGAMAENMQRAEKMFDAITGQGARLPSQRRYEARARNRELGVPVQKSLLAELRETLASLG is encoded by the coding sequence ATGTCAGCAGAAATCGAATTCATTCCCGTGGAAGACGCAACGAAGCTCGCGACCGGGATTCTTCTCGGCCTCGGCCTGTCCGCCGGCCATGCCGAAGCGATCGCCAGATCGGTCGTCACTGCCCAGCGCGACGAATGCTATTCCCATGGTCTCTGGCGCCTGCTCGGTTTCGTACCGACCACCCGCAAGGGCAAGGTCAGCCTGAATGCCGTGCCCGAGGTGGATGCCTCCGCCCCCGGCGTAGTCAAGGTCGATGCCCGCTACGGCTATTCGCTGCTCGCTTTCCGTGAAGGCCTGCCGCATCTCGTCGAGAAGGCCAACACGCTCGGCATCGCGGCCATGGCGATCAACAATTGCTACCACTTCTCCGCGCTGTGGCCGGAAGTGGAGGACATCGCCGCCGCCGGGCTGGTGTCGCTGGTCATGACGCCGAGCCATAGCTGGGTGGCTCCGGCCGGCGGCAAGAAGCCGGTTTTCGGCACCAATCCGCTGGCCTTCGGCTGGCCGCGTCCCGGTCCCAATCCATTCGTCTTCGATTTCGCTACCAGTGCGGCAGCCCGCGGCGAGATCGAACTGCATCGCCGCGCCGGCAAGACCATTCCGCTCGGCTGGGGCATCGATAGCGAGGGTAACGACACCACCGACCCGACGGAAGCCCTGAAGGGCGCAATGCTGACCTTCGGCGGCCACAAGGGATCCGCCCTCTCGGCCATGATCGAACTGATGGCCGGCCCATTGATCGCCGACATGACCAGCGCCGAATCCATGGCTTTCGACGATGGCGCAGGCGTCACCCCCTGCCATGGCGAACTGATCATCGCGCTCGATCCGAAGGTGTTCCTCGGCGGAGCGATGGCCGAAAACATGCAGCGGGCGGAAAAGATGTTCGACGCCATCACCGGCCAGGGCGCCCGGCTGCCGTCGCAGCGCCGCTACGAGGCCCGTGCCCGCAACCGGGAACTCGGTGTTCCGGTCCAGAAATCGCTGCTCGCGGAACTGCGGGAAACGCTGGCGTCGCTCGGCTGA
- a CDS encoding GntR family transcriptional regulator, whose product MPAPTTSDETIETPRSRGSGTQTVYAALRQEILAMTLPPGSPLDEVRLSDRFGMSRTPIREALLRLASDGLVTTLPNRNTIVSTIDFATLPTYFDALTLMYRVTTRAAAAHRNPAIMATIRKHQNEFEAAVKAQDAYAMIEANREFHVAIAELGGNPYYTTFFARLLDEGRRILRLYYSTFDDRLPLQYVQEHEDMIAAIEAGDVERSDRLAIAHAEQIVRQIQEYIARDMNHAVSIGNL is encoded by the coding sequence ATGCCCGCACCTACGACCTCGGACGAAACGATCGAGACGCCACGCTCCCGTGGCTCCGGCACGCAAACTGTATATGCCGCGCTGCGCCAGGAAATTCTGGCGATGACACTGCCGCCCGGCAGTCCCCTCGACGAGGTGCGGCTCTCGGATCGCTTCGGCATGTCTCGCACCCCGATCCGCGAAGCCCTGCTCCGTCTAGCCTCCGACGGCTTGGTCACCACGCTTCCGAACCGCAATACCATCGTCTCCACCATCGATTTCGCCACGCTGCCCACCTATTTCGATGCACTGACGCTGATGTATCGCGTCACGACCCGCGCTGCAGCGGCGCACAGGAATCCGGCCATCATGGCCACCATCCGCAAGCACCAGAACGAGTTCGAAGCGGCAGTGAAGGCGCAGGACGCCTATGCGATGATCGAGGCGAACCGAGAATTCCACGTCGCCATCGCCGAACTGGGCGGCAATCCCTACTACACCACCTTCTTTGCCCGTCTTCTGGACGAAGGCCGACGCATTCTCCGGCTCTATTACTCGACCTTCGACGACCGCCTGCCGCTGCAATATGTACAGGAGCATGAGGACATGATCGCCGCAATCGAGGCAGGAGACGTCGAGCGCTCCGACCGTCTCGCCATCGCCCATGCGGAACAGATCGTGCGCCAGATCCAGGAATACATCGCGCGCGACATGAACCACGCCGTATCGATCGGCAACCTCTGA
- a CDS encoding amino acid dehydrogenase produces the protein MPVQTKADVVVIGAGIVGAMSALHLQQQGRNVVILDRTGPAAGASAGNAGILAFPEIIPIPSPGVMFKAPKWLLDPLGPLSIRPAYALKIAPWLWHFWRASSRKTFEQGIVTQAAMMELAAVEMARIRAIPELATFFDNTGTLDLYDSEESFDAAAHDWREKEKAGFEFRRVNRKEIEELQPGLAPHFQHAMYSVSGVQINDPKEFTRAVCAQAEAAGAALRTADVTDIAATGDGATITLANGESIAAGTVVLAGGAWSKKLAARLGDSVPLDTERGYNTTLPAQSFNLKRQLYFNDHAFVVTPLAHGIRVGGAVELGGLDLAPNYNRSKNLLAKAGRFLPELDTRGGTEWMGFRPSLPDCLPVIGYSKASRSVVYAFGHGHLGLTQSAATGKLISDLVAGRATGMSLTPFRPDRFN, from the coding sequence ATGCCTGTTCAAACGAAAGCCGATGTCGTCGTCATCGGCGCCGGAATTGTCGGCGCCATGTCGGCCCTCCATCTTCAACAACAGGGCCGCAACGTCGTGATTCTCGACCGCACAGGGCCCGCCGCCGGTGCAAGTGCGGGAAACGCCGGCATTCTGGCTTTTCCGGAGATCATCCCCATCCCGTCTCCCGGCGTCATGTTCAAGGCACCGAAATGGCTCCTCGACCCGCTCGGCCCGCTCAGCATCCGGCCGGCCTATGCGCTGAAGATTGCACCCTGGCTCTGGCATTTCTGGCGTGCCAGCTCACGCAAGACCTTCGAGCAGGGCATCGTGACACAAGCCGCAATGATGGAGCTTGCCGCCGTCGAAATGGCCCGCATCCGCGCCATTCCGGAGCTTGCCACCTTCTTCGACAATACCGGCACGCTGGACCTCTATGACAGCGAGGAGAGCTTCGACGCGGCAGCCCATGACTGGCGCGAGAAAGAGAAAGCCGGTTTCGAGTTCCGGCGCGTGAACCGCAAGGAAATCGAGGAATTGCAGCCGGGCCTCGCCCCCCATTTCCAGCATGCGATGTATTCCGTTTCCGGCGTGCAGATCAACGACCCCAAGGAGTTCACCCGGGCGGTATGCGCGCAGGCGGAAGCTGCCGGTGCCGCCTTGCGGACCGCCGACGTTACCGACATTGCCGCGACAGGCGACGGCGCGACCATCACGCTCGCGAACGGTGAAAGCATTGCAGCCGGAACAGTAGTGCTGGCCGGCGGCGCCTGGTCGAAGAAACTCGCCGCAAGGCTGGGCGACAGTGTCCCCCTGGATACGGAACGAGGCTACAACACGACGCTGCCGGCCCAGTCCTTCAATTTAAAACGCCAGCTTTATTTCAACGATCACGCCTTCGTCGTGACGCCGCTTGCGCATGGCATCCGGGTCGGCGGCGCTGTCGAACTCGGGGGCCTCGATCTCGCCCCCAACTACAACCGGTCGAAGAACCTGCTGGCCAAGGCCGGCCGCTTCCTGCCCGAACTGGATACGCGCGGCGGAACGGAATGGATGGGCTTCCGCCCGTCGCTGCCCGATTGCCTGCCGGTCATCGGCTATTCGAAGGCAAGCCGTTCGGTCGTCTATGCCTTCGGTCACGGACATCTGGGGCTGACGCAATCGGCGGCCACCGGAAAGCTCATTTCCGATCTCGTCGCGGGCCGCGCCACCGGCATGTCGCTCACCCCCTTCCGTCCGGACCGCTTCAACTGA
- a CDS encoding FIST signal transduction protein: MTALREALDNRPAKAVRIAVSHAGDTTEAVRDIRRQLSSARPSFVLLFLPCRLATDALPAALVDIMPETVVFGCTTAGQITPRGYDSDALIAIAFERSHFRVASALFSPVSPLSIADVVSQAERLSAQFGSTPGRHRLALIFADGLSKQEDILVATLEAGLADIPVFGGSAGDGLRFQQTKVLRDGQFHSNAALLLLLETDLDFRGLGFDHFQPTESRMVVTRAVPEERLVLEINGSPAAEEYARLVGVSVEELSPAIFAENPVLVRNRDLYHVRAIQQIHGENGLTFLSAIDDGLLLTLGRGKEIIRTLDSGLTVTDDQGAEPDFILGFDCYLRKLEIERKGLADEASERFRQHRVVGFSTYGEQHLGVHVNQTFVGVAFFRPRRGAVP, translated from the coding sequence GTGACGGCGCTACGGGAGGCTCTTGATAACAGACCCGCGAAAGCGGTGCGTATTGCCGTGTCGCATGCCGGCGATACCACGGAGGCTGTCCGCGATATCCGCCGCCAGTTGTCGAGTGCGCGGCCGAGCTTTGTCCTGCTTTTCCTGCCCTGTCGGCTGGCGACGGATGCGTTGCCAGCCGCACTTGTCGATATCATGCCGGAGACGGTGGTGTTCGGCTGCACGACTGCCGGCCAGATAACCCCGCGCGGATATGACAGTGATGCGCTGATCGCCATTGCATTCGAGCGCAGTCATTTCCGCGTGGCGTCGGCTCTGTTTTCCCCAGTTTCGCCGCTGTCCATCGCCGATGTGGTTTCCCAGGCCGAACGGCTCTCCGCCCAGTTCGGCAGCACGCCGGGGCGTCATCGTCTGGCGCTGATCTTTGCGGACGGTCTGTCGAAACAGGAGGATATCCTCGTTGCCACGCTGGAGGCGGGGCTTGCGGATATCCCGGTCTTCGGCGGATCCGCCGGCGACGGGCTGCGTTTCCAGCAGACCAAGGTTCTGCGCGACGGCCAGTTTCACAGCAATGCGGCGCTTCTTCTGTTGCTGGAAACGGACCTCGATTTCCGCGGCCTCGGTTTCGATCACTTCCAGCCGACGGAAAGCCGCATGGTCGTGACCCGCGCGGTTCCGGAGGAGCGACTGGTTCTGGAGATCAACGGTTCCCCGGCGGCGGAGGAATATGCGCGTCTTGTCGGCGTTTCGGTCGAGGAACTTTCTCCCGCCATTTTTGCGGAAAACCCCGTGCTGGTGCGCAATCGCGACCTTTATCATGTCCGCGCCATCCAGCAGATTCACGGTGAGAATGGTCTGACCTTCCTGTCGGCGATCGATGACGGACTGCTCCTGACACTGGGGCGTGGCAAGGAAATCATCCGCACCCTCGACAGCGGACTGACGGTGACCGACGACCAGGGCGCCGAGCCCGACTTCATCCTTGGTTTCGACTGTTATCTCAGGAAGCTGGAGATCGAACGCAAGGGATTGGCCGACGAAGCATCGGAACGGTTTCGCCAGCACCGGGTGGTCGGTTTCAGCACCTATGGCGAGCAGCATCTCGGCGTGCATGTGAACCAGACCTTCGTCGGCGTCGCCTTCTTCCGGCCGAGAAGGGGGGCGGTGCCGTGA
- a CDS encoding glucose-methanol-choline oxidoreductase, whose translation MSVRDLRTAPRDTLLYADVAIIGAGPAGLAIARELANTSIKVLLIESGGFELDGETQSLNRVENVGQPSRNEASERLGRGYTGSLAWLNDIPAFELRNRCLGGSTHTWVGKCAAFDEVDFRQRAWLPGSGWPFPRQSLDAALERAADLLNLGPNLYDERLNGLLRSPPRDSGVDHHLLRSFFWQFSHQRTVRGEPMRFVDVARDLKAPNIDILTYGTVTRINVEPSGRRVTSLDVRSLGDNKASIHARTVVLCSGGVENARLLLASNSVMPNGIGNGADVVGRYLADHPRTVIARFKGPDIDRVAEHFGFFGLTHKGRSHFYLHGMSLSPELQERERLTNCATYPVQTFASDDPWAAVKRISKGSSSRLPGDIATVLQSPGLVAGGLYNRLIRKRGLPRKADELRFDVMVEQPPNPDSRVTLSRMSDRFGTPLPKVDWKIGPTERESVKRLAQMMASEFTRVGLPKPALADWIAHDGDGEGVFMDMAHPSGTTRMGTDPATSVVDADGMVHGVDGLFIAGSSVFPTGGHANPTLMILALAIRLADHLKARNHKTAAPEHDDAREGSAFSGATS comes from the coding sequence ATGAGTGTGCGTGATCTGCGAACCGCTCCGCGGGATACTCTGCTTTATGCCGATGTCGCCATCATCGGCGCCGGACCGGCAGGGCTGGCCATCGCCCGGGAACTCGCGAACACCTCCATCAAGGTGCTGCTGATCGAAAGCGGCGGCTTTGAACTCGACGGCGAGACGCAATCGCTCAATCGCGTCGAGAACGTCGGCCAACCCTCGCGCAACGAGGCGTCCGAGCGGCTGGGGCGCGGTTACACCGGCAGCCTTGCCTGGCTCAACGATATTCCCGCTTTCGAATTGCGCAATCGCTGCCTTGGCGGCAGCACCCACACATGGGTCGGCAAATGCGCCGCCTTTGACGAGGTCGATTTCCGGCAGCGAGCCTGGCTGCCCGGCTCGGGATGGCCGTTCCCCCGCCAGAGCTTGGACGCGGCGCTCGAACGGGCCGCGGACTTGCTCAATCTCGGGCCGAATTTGTATGATGAGCGCCTCAACGGCCTCCTGCGTTCTCCTCCGCGAGACAGTGGTGTCGATCACCACCTGCTGCGTTCGTTCTTCTGGCAATTCAGCCATCAGCGCACGGTGCGGGGCGAGCCTATGCGTTTCGTGGACGTCGCGCGCGACCTCAAGGCGCCGAACATCGATATCCTCACCTATGGCACGGTGACGCGGATCAATGTCGAGCCGTCGGGGCGGCGGGTGACTTCGCTCGATGTCCGCAGCCTTGGCGACAACAAGGCTTCCATTCACGCCCGCACCGTCGTGCTCTGCTCCGGCGGGGTGGAAAATGCGCGTCTGCTGCTCGCCTCCAATTCGGTCATGCCGAACGGTATCGGCAACGGTGCGGATGTCGTCGGACGGTATCTCGCGGATCACCCGCGCACAGTCATCGCCCGCTTCAAAGGCCCGGATATCGACCGTGTTGCGGAGCATTTCGGTTTCTTCGGCCTCACCCACAAGGGCCGTTCGCATTTCTACCTGCATGGCATGTCGCTCAGTCCGGAACTGCAGGAGCGGGAAAGGCTGACGAACTGCGCCACCTATCCCGTCCAGACCTTCGCGTCCGACGATCCCTGGGCCGCGGTGAAGCGCATTTCCAAAGGTTCGAGTTCGCGTCTGCCGGGCGATATCGCCACCGTTCTGCAGTCGCCGGGGTTGGTAGCCGGGGGGCTTTACAACAGGCTTATCCGCAAGCGCGGCCTGCCGCGCAAAGCCGACGAGCTGCGCTTCGACGTGATGGTCGAGCAGCCGCCGAACCCGGACAGTCGGGTAACGCTCTCGCGCATGAGCGACCGGTTCGGCACGCCGCTTCCGAAGGTGGACTGGAAGATTGGCCCGACCGAGCGGGAAAGCGTCAAGCGGTTGGCGCAAATGATGGCCAGCGAGTTTACCCGCGTCGGCCTGCCGAAGCCGGCACTGGCCGACTGGATTGCTCATGATGGCGACGGAGAAGGGGTCTTCATGGACATGGCCCATCCGTCCGGCACGACACGGATGGGAACCGATCCGGCAACCAGCGTTGTCGATGCCGATGGCATGGTGCATGGCGTGGACGGGCTGTTCATTGCCGGCAGTTCGGTCTTCCCGACCGGGGGGCATGCCAATCCCACGCTGATGATCCTGGCGCTGGCGATCCGGCTGGCGGATCATCTCAAGGCCCGCAATCACAAGACTGCGGCGCCCGAGCATGACGATGCGAGAGAGGGCAGCGCCTTCAGCGGCGCCACTTCCTGA
- a CDS encoding hybrid sensor histidine kinase/response regulator, translating into MIDPSDPPEVQIAKQARIIEALINRAERGHEVGGTAYSLFQSAITLQAKVWEKTKDLEKALDTLGRASSELEIAYQTQERMQRNLADAMVAMEGGFALFSEDRLQVCNTQFRRLLPDVEPLIKPGLAFDDYLRAVEASKSLASEEDAGVKAVRRSPVSGLPEVPGHGFSSFVIALRNDRWFQISCRQTTSGNIAVLQTEITDLVRENRREKDRLIDQQAHLLQAAFDHMSLGVCTFSSDGELLVHNERFSALLGLPLPLLKKGASFQRILEHIERHEIVDRKSRRPELARWFKALRRGETVQQHFRRRDGMRLDMRLHSLPDDGFIVSLMDVTAETEAAALLERRVAERTTELTEANRQLQVHAAEQTKIEGALRLAKEAAEAAHVSKTRFLAAASHDLLQPINAAKLYLSTLTERVEEGDAREVVNRLNRSFTSIETLLQALLDISRLDSSGADFNITSFSVGNMLQGLSEDLAPLAAEKGIELCIVPSSRWVTSDQRYLMRSVQNLVVNAIQYTERGKVLVGCRLAGTRLRIEVWDTGIGISEADQARVFKEFTRGGGGKGTGMGLGLSIVERACRHLDHPVRLVSRPGVGSMFSIEVPLAAPGHVTVYENPVVEAAPTGDLDLIVMVVENDADELHAMTQKLEGWGASVLAAGSTLEAISLMQEIGTPPDIVLADYQLDEDDNGIETIRTLRALAGCEIPAIIISANRHRDFQAQGDEMSFAVLTKPVQLVRLRALIDWKTRARVA; encoded by the coding sequence GTGATCGATCCGAGCGATCCTCCCGAAGTCCAGATCGCCAAGCAGGCGCGGATCATCGAGGCGCTGATCAACCGCGCCGAGCGTGGTCATGAGGTGGGCGGCACGGCCTATTCACTGTTCCAGTCGGCCATCACGCTACAGGCCAAGGTGTGGGAGAAGACCAAGGATCTGGAAAAGGCGCTGGACACGCTGGGTCGGGCGTCGAGCGAGCTGGAAATCGCCTACCAGACCCAGGAGCGGATGCAGCGCAACCTTGCCGATGCCATGGTTGCCATGGAGGGAGGTTTCGCTCTTTTCTCCGAGGACCGGCTGCAGGTCTGCAACACACAGTTCCGGCGGCTTCTTCCTGACGTGGAGCCCCTGATCAAACCAGGCCTCGCCTTCGACGATTATCTCAGGGCCGTCGAAGCCAGCAAGTCGCTGGCAAGCGAGGAGGATGCGGGTGTGAAGGCCGTGCGGCGGTCGCCGGTGAGCGGGTTGCCGGAAGTGCCGGGCCATGGCTTTTCCTCCTTTGTCATAGCACTGCGCAATGACCGCTGGTTCCAGATTTCCTGCCGCCAGACCACCTCCGGCAACATCGCGGTTCTGCAGACGGAAATTACCGATCTCGTGCGGGAAAACCGGCGGGAGAAGGACCGCCTGATCGACCAGCAGGCGCATCTGCTGCAGGCCGCTTTCGACCACATGTCGCTCGGGGTCTGCACCTTCTCGTCGGATGGTGAACTCCTCGTGCATAACGAACGCTTCAGCGCGCTGCTTGGCCTGCCTTTGCCCCTCCTGAAAAAGGGTGCGTCGTTCCAGCGGATTCTCGAACATATCGAGCGCCACGAGATCGTCGACCGGAAGTCGCGTCGGCCGGAACTTGCGCGCTGGTTCAAGGCGTTGCGGCGGGGAGAGACCGTGCAACAGCATTTTCGCAGGCGCGACGGCATGCGGCTCGACATGCGGCTGCACAGCCTGCCGGACGATGGCTTTATCGTCTCCCTGATGGACGTAACGGCGGAAACGGAGGCCGCGGCCCTGCTCGAGCGGCGGGTCGCGGAGCGCACGACCGAGCTGACCGAGGCGAACCGGCAATTGCAGGTGCATGCCGCGGAGCAGACGAAGATCGAGGGAGCCCTGCGGCTTGCCAAGGAGGCGGCGGAGGCAGCGCACGTGTCCAAGACGCGGTTCCTGGCGGCGGCCAGCCACGATCTTCTGCAGCCGATCAATGCCGCCAAGCTCTATCTCTCGACTCTGACGGAGAGGGTCGAGGAAGGGGATGCGAGGGAGGTCGTCAATCGTCTCAATCGCTCCTTCACCTCGATCGAAACCCTGCTGCAGGCGCTGCTCGATATTTCCCGGCTGGACAGTTCCGGTGCCGATTTCAACATCACCTCCTTTTCCGTTGGAAACATGCTGCAGGGGCTCAGCGAGGATCTGGCGCCGCTTGCCGCGGAAAAAGGCATCGAGCTCTGTATCGTGCCGTCAAGCCGCTGGGTGACGAGCGACCAGCGCTATCTGATGCGCTCCGTGCAGAACCTCGTGGTCAACGCGATCCAGTATACCGAGCGTGGCAAGGTGTTGGTCGGCTGCCGGCTTGCGGGCACGCGCCTGCGCATCGAGGTATGGGACACCGGGATCGGCATATCGGAGGCGGATCAGGCGCGGGTGTTCAAGGAATTCACCCGTGGCGGTGGAGGCAAGGGCACCGGCATGGGACTGGGGCTTTCGATCGTGGAGAGGGCCTGCCGTCATCTCGATCATCCGGTTCGGCTGGTGTCGCGTCCGGGAGTGGGCTCCATGTTCTCGATCGAAGTGCCTCTTGCCGCGCCCGGCCATGTCACAGTCTATGAAAACCCTGTGGTGGAGGCGGCTCCCACGGGCGATCTGGACCTGATCGTCATGGTGGTGGAAAACGATGCGGACGAATTGCATGCGATGACGCAGAAGCTCGAGGGCTGGGGCGCGAGCGTGCTTGCGGCCGGCTCGACGCTCGAAGCGATCTCCCTGATGCAGGAGATCGGCACGCCGCCTGACATCGTACTTGCCGACTACCAGCTCGATGAGGACGACAATGGCATCGAGACGATCCGCACGCTCAGGGCGCTTGCCGGTTGCGAAATCCCGGCCATCATCATTTCCGCCAACCGGCATCGCGATTTTCAGGCGCAGGGGGATGAAATGTCCTTCGCCGTGCTGACCAAGCCGGTGCAGCTCGTGCGGCTGAGGGCGCTGATCGACTGGAAGACCCGGGCGCGGGTGGCGTGA
- a CDS encoding X-Pro dipeptidase — protein sequence MTPNTPAPRISDEERLARLFRLRSAIEEAGLGGVLLGPTESLRYFTGLVWHASERLLGALVTPTALYYIVPGFEQSRVESLPHLPGEICVWQEEESSAALVASLLGTGKSLAVDDAVALFVYHALARELGADRLVDGGPIIRNQRLRKSPAEIAIIQYAMDLTLDVHKRAHGILKPGIRASEVVRFIDDEHRARGGEGGSSFCIVSFGEATSLPHGADGDQVLQSGDVVLVDTGCRIDGYHSDLTRTYMLDEPTEEFTRIWAMEREAQQAVFEAAKIGAPCESLDDAARAVLARHGLGPDYRLPGLPHRAGHGLGLEIHEEPFIVRGNRTALAEGMCFSNEPMIVVPGSFGVRLEDHIHMTATGPEWFTLPAKGPTEPFA from the coding sequence ATGACGCCGAACACTCCAGCGCCGCGTATTTCCGACGAAGAAAGACTGGCAAGGCTCTTCCGCCTGCGCTCCGCCATCGAGGAGGCGGGCCTTGGCGGCGTATTGCTCGGACCGACGGAAAGCCTGCGCTATTTCACCGGTCTCGTCTGGCATGCAAGCGAGCGTCTTCTCGGCGCACTGGTCACGCCAACGGCGCTCTATTACATCGTCCCCGGTTTCGAGCAGAGCCGGGTCGAAAGCCTGCCGCACCTGCCGGGTGAAATCTGTGTCTGGCAGGAAGAAGAAAGCAGCGCCGCACTCGTCGCCTCGCTTCTCGGCACCGGCAAGAGCCTCGCCGTCGACGATGCCGTCGCGCTCTTCGTCTATCATGCACTGGCTCGCGAACTTGGCGCAGACCGACTTGTCGATGGCGGTCCGATCATCCGTAACCAGCGTCTGCGGAAATCCCCTGCCGAAATCGCCATCATCCAGTATGCGATGGACCTCACGCTCGATGTGCACAAGCGCGCCCACGGCATCCTGAAACCGGGTATTCGCGCCTCCGAAGTCGTCCGCTTCATCGATGACGAACATCGCGCGCGCGGCGGCGAAGGCGGCTCCAGCTTCTGCATCGTCTCCTTCGGCGAGGCGACCTCCCTGCCGCACGGCGCGGATGGCGATCAGGTGCTGCAATCCGGCGATGTCGTTCTGGTCGATACCGGCTGCCGCATCGACGGCTATCATTCCGACCTGACCCGCACCTACATGCTCGATGAGCCGACAGAGGAATTCACCCGCATCTGGGCAATGGAACGCGAGGCACAGCAGGCCGTGTTCGAAGCCGCAAAGATCGGCGCGCCCTGCGAAAGCCTCGACGATGCGGCGCGCGCCGTGCTCGCCCGCCACGGTCTTGGCCCCGACTACCGCCTGCCCGGCCTGCCCCATCGCGCCGGCCACGGCCTCGGCCTCGAAATCCATGAGGAGCCCTTCATCGTGCGCGGCAATCGCACGGCGCTCGCGGAAGGCATGTGCTTCTCCAACGAGCCGATGATCGTCGTTCCCGGCAGCTTCGGCGTGCGGCTCGAGGACCACATCCACATGACCGCCACCGGTCCTGAATGGTTCACCCTACCGGCGAAAGGCCCCACTGAGCCCTTCGCCTGA
- a CDS encoding DNA-binding response regulator — protein sequence MSRAELSVSSLSIKSALVIDDHPLYCDALATTMESIFNTRRVRTATTLGEALHQIRMRFSPDLVILDLNLPDASGLSGFLKIKEKMPDVPVIVISAITTEGVVQSVIAAGAAGFIPKETGRQVFQEAMTDIWNGKTYVPPGYAMPARPKEGDRSVETISRKIAHLSQQQTRILSLICEGMPNKLIAYEMQLAEATVKAHITALLRRLGVHNRTQAAMLVREVSIRHNLQ from the coding sequence ATGTCGCGGGCAGAACTGTCCGTATCGTCGCTTTCGATCAAGTCGGCGCTGGTGATCGATGATCACCCGCTTTATTGCGATGCTCTTGCGACGACGATGGAGAGCATTTTCAATACCCGTCGGGTTCGAACAGCGACTACGCTAGGCGAGGCACTGCATCAAATACGCATGCGGTTTTCGCCGGATCTCGTCATTCTGGATCTCAACCTGCCTGATGCGTCGGGCCTGAGCGGTTTCCTGAAGATAAAGGAAAAGATGCCGGATGTTCCGGTGATCGTCATTTCGGCGATCACGACGGAAGGCGTCGTGCAATCCGTGATTGCCGCCGGCGCGGCGGGGTTCATACCGAAAGAAACCGGGCGGCAGGTGTTCCAGGAGGCCATGACGGATATCTGGAATGGCAAGACCTATGTGCCGCCGGGTTATGCCATGCCGGCCCGTCCGAAGGAGGGTGATCGTTCCGTCGAGACGATCTCGCGCAAGATCGCCCATCTCTCGCAGCAACAGACGCGCATTCTCAGCCTGATCTGCGAGGGCATGCCGAACAAGCTGATCGCTTACGAGATGCAACTCGCGGAAGCGACCGTCAAGGCGCATATCACTGCGCTCTTGCGGCGGCTCGGCGTGCACAACCGCACGCAGGCGGCGATGCTGGTGAGGGAGGTTTCCATCCGCCATAACCTTCAATAG